A single genomic interval of Gammaproteobacteria bacterium harbors:
- a CDS encoding efflux transporter outer membrane subunit, with translation MKLIPGMLLVGAVLTACVSAPTITPAESRLASGNLGLGGTKTPAISDTWWHAFGDVQLDSLIDQALHGSPTLAAALARMRQAQAELSMSRAVSYPQVSVDGQETRQRFSENYIIPPPFGGSTDWIGTAQAKLDWSLDFWGKQSAMVAMAQRSAEAAELDMAAARLALAGVLTQTYIDLARSCALRDLAAATVKQRASILELTNTRVRNGLESTTAQKNAEVLLALARADRIRADSNLELTRHQIAALIGRGADVYATIREPGLNLDVIPLPPVLPADLLARRADIQAARARIDAALSGRDVARKAFYPDMNIAAFAGWSSIGLDQMFSASARTYGAGPAIHLPVFDAGELRAQYAGATAALDAAVADYNGAVIDAVKQTADTLTQLRTLQEQAAEQGIALDAARESFRLAEIRYRNGIDAQLNVLDAETTLLEAERRSTSLHADIKSQRVALLMAFGGGFELADPLQENTQ, from the coding sequence ATGAAACTGATCCCTGGCATGCTGCTGGTGGGCGCTGTGCTCACGGCATGCGTGTCGGCACCGACCATCACACCAGCCGAATCCCGCCTGGCATCCGGGAATCTCGGTCTGGGGGGCACAAAGACGCCCGCGATAAGTGACACGTGGTGGCACGCCTTCGGTGATGTGCAGCTCGATTCATTGATCGATCAGGCACTGCACGGCAGTCCCACGCTGGCCGCCGCGCTGGCCCGGATGCGTCAGGCCCAGGCCGAGCTGTCCATGAGCCGCGCAGTGAGCTACCCGCAGGTCTCTGTCGATGGACAGGAAACGCGCCAGCGATTCAGCGAAAACTACATCATCCCCCCGCCGTTCGGCGGCAGTACGGACTGGATCGGCACGGCTCAGGCGAAGCTCGACTGGTCGCTCGATTTCTGGGGCAAGCAATCCGCGATGGTTGCCATGGCGCAGCGGTCTGCCGAAGCGGCCGAACTCGATATGGCCGCAGCCCGGCTCGCGCTCGCCGGGGTCCTCACGCAGACGTATATCGACCTGGCGCGCAGCTGCGCGTTGCGCGATCTCGCCGCAGCGACCGTGAAGCAGCGTGCAAGCATCCTGGAGCTCACGAATACGCGTGTTCGCAATGGCCTCGAGAGCACCACGGCTCAGAAAAATGCGGAAGTGTTGCTCGCGCTGGCGCGCGCGGATCGTATCCGCGCCGACAGCAATCTCGAACTGACAAGGCATCAGATTGCGGCATTGATTGGCCGTGGCGCGGATGTGTACGCAACGATCCGTGAACCCGGACTGAATCTGGACGTGATCCCGTTGCCACCGGTCCTCCCGGCCGATCTGCTGGCGCGGCGCGCCGACATACAGGCGGCGCGGGCGCGAATCGATGCCGCGCTTTCCGGTCGCGACGTGGCCCGCAAGGCCTTCTATCCCGACATGAACATCGCGGCATTTGCGGGGTGGTCTTCAATCGGCCTTGATCAGATGTTCAGCGCCTCCGCGCGGACCTACGGCGCGGGGCCGGCGATCCATCTTCCGGTTTTCGATGCAGGTGAACTGCGCGCGCAATACGCGGGCGCAACAGCGGCTCTCGACGCAGCGGTCGCCGACTACAACGGTGCGGTCATCGATGCCGTGAAACAGACGGCGGATACGCTTACCCAATTGCGCACACTGCAGGAGCAGGCGGCCGAACAGGGTATCGCGCTGGATGCGGCCCGGGAGAGTTTCCGCCTGGCCGAGATCCGCTACCGCAACGGGATCGATGCGCAACTCAACGTACTCGACGCTGAAACCACGCTGCTGGAGGCCGAAAGACGTTCGACCTCGTTGCACGCCGACATCAAATCCCAGCGGGTAGCACTACTGATGGCATTCGGCGGGGGATTCGAATTGGCCGATCCTCTTCAGGAAAACACGCAATGA
- a CDS encoding MarR family transcriptional regulator translates to MMARFRYRTSTFNARKSVGYLIRRLNNLTIPHAQARFADQEITFTHWIALISLRDGISHTCSDIARHLGHDTGATTRLIDQLEVRGLIMRRRDEVDRRIVNLSLTDAGHAVATELMPRTVQFWNDMLAEFTTDEASTLIELLSRLLTRMEAEPMATMKNAAKQRVPKTK, encoded by the coding sequence ATGATGGCCAGATTCCGTTACCGAACGAGCACATTCAATGCTCGCAAATCGGTCGGCTATTTGATTCGCCGGCTGAACAACCTGACGATACCGCACGCGCAGGCCCGTTTTGCGGATCAGGAAATCACCTTCACGCATTGGATTGCGCTGATATCCCTGCGCGACGGCATTTCGCATACCTGTTCGGATATCGCGCGCCATCTGGGCCATGACACCGGTGCCACCACCCGCCTGATCGACCAGCTCGAGGTGCGCGGCCTGATCATGCGGCGCCGCGACGAAGTCGACCGCCGCATTGTCAATCTGAGCTTGACCGATGCCGGTCACGCCGTCGCCACCGAACTCATGCCCCGTACCGTGCAGTTCTGGAACGACATGCTCGCGGAATTCACGACCGATGAAGCGAGCACTCTGATTGAACTGCTCTCACGTCTGCTGACGCGCATGGAAGCCGAACCGATGGCGACCATGAAAAACGCAGCAAAGCAAAGAGTACCCAAAACAAAATGA
- a CDS encoding NYN domain-containing protein — MKTVWIIDGAYLFNFGRSHAFDYLKLKNEIVRLNGGPIHESYFLNASADPLLEANGPFYTWLKSAAPKGPKFRVQLYRMKELHVNCPNCNHVFDRQVQQGVDVAIATLVIKLAVANVYDRLILAAGDGDFEDAIRYVKSELHKEVWLCGSEQNLSSDLQSYSDNVLWLENMSPAIDK, encoded by the coding sequence GTGAAGACCGTCTGGATCATCGATGGCGCCTACCTGTTCAACTTCGGCCGCAGTCATGCCTTCGATTACCTGAAGCTGAAAAACGAGATCGTGCGCCTCAACGGTGGCCCCATCCACGAGAGCTACTTTCTCAATGCCAGCGCCGATCCCCTGCTCGAAGCGAACGGGCCGTTCTACACCTGGCTCAAATCGGCCGCACCCAAAGGACCGAAGTTCAGGGTGCAGCTGTACCGGATGAAGGAGTTGCACGTGAACTGCCCGAACTGCAATCACGTCTTTGACCGCCAGGTGCAGCAGGGTGTCGATGTGGCGATTGCCACCCTGGTCATCAAGCTGGCGGTCGCCAATGTCTACGACCGCCTGATCCTGGCGGCCGGCGACGGGGATTTCGAGGACGCGATCCGCTACGTGAAGTCCGAACTCCACAAGGAAGTCTGGCTCTGCGGTTCGGAGCAGAACCTGTCATCGGATCTGCAATCCTATTCCGACAATGTGCTGTGGCTGGAAAACATGAGCCCCGCGATCGACAAGTAA
- a CDS encoding AraC family transcriptional regulator, whose translation MVSMSYVAWLADFMRVYGTEPAQLLHGTGVDGLDLADPAAGISDSQHIVLLRNAMRLSGDPTLGLEMGYNRHISTLDRFGFAMMCCENFREALRVGFECQRVVGRFSGRLLFLSAHEESDTAVIQIEVAPELGDLTRFAIEEILGNILASTRWITGHELPLRELRCAYPAPAHAEVYRKYFACPIRFDAPDQQLRFDAGFLDTPLPQASSHAARMYRQHCRALINRDVREHDELVGRIRELTVKAGGRGMPLDECAASLSLSARTLRRKLQERGLSYQQIIDEVRSGLARTQLLAPRSSVEAVATRLGFSEAASFSRAFKRWTGMSPRQFRARGDSLR comes from the coding sequence ATGGTCTCGATGAGCTATGTGGCCTGGCTTGCCGATTTCATGCGCGTCTACGGTACCGAGCCTGCGCAGCTGTTGCACGGTACCGGCGTGGACGGGCTGGACCTGGCCGATCCGGCTGCCGGCATCAGCGACAGTCAGCACATCGTGCTGCTGCGCAACGCGATGCGTCTCAGTGGCGATCCCACGCTCGGCCTAGAAATGGGTTACAACCGACACATCTCCACCCTGGATCGTTTCGGTTTCGCGATGATGTGCTGCGAGAATTTCCGCGAGGCGCTCCGCGTGGGATTCGAGTGCCAGCGCGTCGTGGGCCGCTTCAGTGGCCGGCTGCTGTTTCTTTCCGCGCATGAGGAATCCGATACGGCGGTGATCCAGATCGAGGTGGCGCCGGAGCTGGGAGATCTCACGCGCTTTGCCATCGAGGAAATCCTCGGCAATATCCTGGCGAGCACACGCTGGATCACCGGGCACGAGCTGCCGCTCAGGGAATTGCGCTGCGCCTATCCGGCCCCGGCGCATGCCGAGGTCTACCGCAAATATTTCGCTTGCCCGATCCGGTTCGATGCGCCGGATCAACAGTTGCGCTTCGACGCCGGGTTTCTGGATACGCCGCTGCCACAGGCGAGCAGCCATGCCGCGCGCATGTATCGCCAGCATTGCCGGGCGCTGATCAACCGCGATGTGCGGGAGCACGACGAGCTCGTCGGACGGATCCGCGAGTTGACCGTGAAGGCCGGGGGCAGGGGCATGCCGCTGGACGAATGCGCCGCGTCACTGTCGCTCAGCGCGCGCACGCTGCGACGCAAGCTGCAGGAGCGGGGCCTGTCCTACCAGCAGATCATCGACGAGGTCCGCAGCGGGCTGGCGCGCACCCAGCTGCTCGCGCCCCGCTCCAGCGTCGAAGCGGTCGCCACGCGCCTTGGCTTCAGCGAGGCAGCGAGCTTTTCGCGCGCCTTCAAGCGCTGGACCGGCATGTCGCCGCGGCAATTCCGCGCGCGTGGCGACTCGCTACGCTGA
- a CDS encoding acyl-CoA/acyl-ACP dehydrogenase codes for MELDFDQEQQQIKDAARRFLERQCTPALVRRMREEGSPFPDDIWKQMAELGWLGLPFDERHGGSQCDWVSLAAVVEELGRACDPTPFVESVITCGWLLQDTASEAQLQRWLPSLIAGELRLALAMLEDGSGSQDCAASSLTDSTGTLLLTGRKLFVEDAANCDLLVVSARYQRNGHLCLALVTPGTRGVELIRLRSLAHPDLYEVVLDEVILPADQVIGIDRDLAPALDRAILRSEAFQSAAAAGGARRVLELAIAYARERQQFGRPIGSFQAVQHLLANAWIDVETAWLAAYEAITHCELGLPGAEKIAVARCVSNEAFTRSCFTAHQVFGGMGFMWETDLHLWTRKAKQIELAFGGLARARARLAATL; via the coding sequence ATGGAACTGGATTTCGATCAGGAACAACAACAGATCAAGGACGCGGCACGCCGCTTCCTCGAGCGCCAATGCACCCCGGCGCTGGTGCGCCGGATGCGCGAGGAAGGCAGTCCGTTTCCCGACGATATCTGGAAGCAGATGGCCGAGCTCGGCTGGCTGGGCCTGCCATTCGACGAGCGCCATGGCGGCTCGCAATGCGACTGGGTCAGCCTTGCCGCCGTGGTCGAGGAACTGGGCCGCGCCTGCGATCCCACGCCCTTCGTCGAAAGCGTCATCACCTGCGGCTGGCTTCTCCAGGACACGGCCAGCGAGGCACAGCTGCAGCGCTGGCTGCCATCGCTGATCGCCGGTGAGTTGCGCCTGGCACTGGCAATGCTCGAGGACGGGAGCGGCAGTCAGGATTGCGCTGCAAGCAGCCTCACGGATAGCACCGGAACCCTGCTCCTGACGGGTCGCAAGCTGTTCGTCGAAGATGCCGCCAATTGCGATCTGCTGGTGGTCAGCGCAAGGTACCAGCGCAATGGACATCTCTGTCTGGCGCTGGTTACGCCCGGCACACGTGGTGTCGAACTGATCCGCTTGCGCTCGCTGGCGCACCCCGATCTCTACGAGGTGGTCCTCGATGAGGTGATACTTCCCGCGGACCAGGTGATCGGTATCGACAGGGACCTTGCGCCTGCCCTGGATCGCGCCATTCTGCGCAGCGAGGCATTCCAGTCAGCCGCGGCTGCTGGCGGTGCCCGGCGAGTACTGGAACTGGCAATCGCATATGCCAGGGAGCGCCAGCAGTTCGGCAGACCGATCGGCAGTTTCCAGGCGGTACAGCACCTGCTGGCGAATGCCTGGATCGATGTGGAAACCGCCTGGCTCGCCGCCTATGAAGCCATCACCCATTGCGAACTCGGACTGCCTGGCGCGGAGAAGATTGCCGTGGCCCGGTGCGTGAGCAACGAGGCGTTCACGCGCAGCTGTTTCACCGCGCACCAGGTCTTCGGCGGCATGGGGTTCATGTGGGAAACCGACCTGCATCTGTGGACGCGCAAGGCAAAGCAGATCGAACTGGCCTTTGGCGGCCTGGCACGCGCGCGGGCCCGGCTCGCAGCGACTCTGTGA
- a CDS encoding acyl-CoA dehydrogenase family protein gives MDFRFTPEQEQFREEIRGFLAQHLSDELRAEIAASGHTPGPLAKQFLRLLGEHGWLGVGWPREYGGQGRSMIEQTIFYHELDLHDVHYGNLTITSLAMTLIKLASEEQKHEYLPRILKGELEICLGYTEPGAGSDLAGIITRAEREGTDYLITGQKVFTTGAHYASHCWLLARSEPAAPRHKGLSVFIFPLDTPGVTIRPIYTMEGIRTNEVFLDQVRVPASCMIGTPGSGFYTIAMALDYERAFMGKYTRLGRDFDALVQCCKQIAADGHSLFEDPLIKDRLVRLHIDIERLRLLCLKSAWMIDQGKVPTAEASAQKVLASELEQRVADEGIQILGGFGQLERESPHAPMKGRLAQSWLIAPMLRFGGGANEIQRDIIAQRGLGLPRA, from the coding sequence ATGGACTTCCGCTTCACCCCCGAGCAGGAGCAGTTCCGCGAGGAAATCCGCGGCTTCCTTGCGCAACATCTGAGCGATGAGCTGCGTGCGGAGATCGCGGCCAGTGGACATACACCGGGGCCGCTGGCCAAGCAGTTCCTGCGCCTGCTGGGCGAACACGGCTGGCTCGGCGTGGGCTGGCCCCGCGAGTATGGCGGCCAGGGCCGTTCGATGATCGAGCAGACGATCTTCTACCATGAACTCGACCTGCACGATGTGCACTACGGCAACCTCACGATCACCTCGCTGGCGATGACCCTGATCAAGCTGGCCTCCGAGGAGCAGAAACACGAGTACCTGCCACGCATCCTGAAAGGGGAACTCGAGATCTGCCTCGGCTACACCGAACCGGGAGCGGGATCCGACCTCGCGGGGATCATCACGCGCGCCGAACGCGAAGGCACCGATTACCTCATCACGGGGCAGAAAGTGTTCACCACCGGTGCGCACTACGCCTCGCACTGCTGGCTGCTGGCACGCAGCGAGCCTGCCGCACCGCGCCACAAGGGTTTGTCGGTATTCATTTTTCCCCTGGACACTCCCGGCGTGACGATACGCCCGATCTACACCATGGAGGGCATTCGTACCAACGAGGTGTTTCTCGACCAGGTGCGCGTGCCAGCGAGTTGCATGATCGGCACGCCCGGCTCGGGCTTCTATACGATCGCCATGGCGCTCGATTACGAACGCGCTTTCATGGGCAAGTACACCAGGCTCGGTCGTGATTTCGATGCGCTGGTGCAGTGCTGCAAACAGATCGCTGCCGACGGGCACTCGCTGTTTGAGGACCCGCTGATCAAGGATCGTCTCGTGCGCCTGCATATCGACATCGAGCGCTTGCGGCTGCTCTGCCTCAAATCCGCCTGGATGATCGATCAGGGCAAGGTGCCCACCGCGGAAGCCTCGGCCCAGAAGGTGCTGGCCTCCGAGCTGGAACAGCGGGTCGCCGATGAAGGGATACAGATCCTCGGCGGTTTTGGCCAGCTCGAGCGCGAATCGCCCCATGCGCCCATGAAGGGTCGCCTGGCACAGTCCTGGCTCATCGCACCGATGCTGCGCTTCGGCGGCGGCGCCAATGAAATCCAGCGCGACATCATTGCCCAGCGTGGTCTGGGACTACCGCGCGCCTGA
- a CDS encoding AMP-binding protein, with amino-acid sequence MQAVATIQIVADIFRARRDDGRPALYFEERCWSGAELHAACATRAAFLQDNRRDGPFHVGILMDNVPEHLFWIGACALSGATYVALNCTRKGADLARDIAHTECQFVICEEAYRNDLPAQPGGLATYRLFVTDDPGDSASLLPYIDHVPPTNPARPDERFCLMFTSGTSGAPKAVIYSNQRVIRNSVMLVQGRSLTPQDVTYVPMPLFHSSGLIMGLLPPLIAGGSAVLRRRFSASGFLADVRRYGITTFCYVGKPLAYILATDAKDDDHQNSLRLAYGSEAPDTDIAAFTRRFGCEVMDNYGSSEGCITILRTPGTPPGSIGTGVSDSIVVMNAETGGECPRAVFDEKHILLNANDAIGELVNLDGAALFEGYWNNPEADLQRFRGKAYWSGDLAYRDAAGFFYFAGRNSEWLRVDGENLACVQIEQALARHPLVSVAAVYGVPDPLAGDRVMATLELRPGAHLDMEDFRRFLAAQPDFSRKWLPAFVRISAGIALTHSNKVLKKPLVAEAWNCTEPVWWRAGREESYSVLQAADAAALNQALAARGQTRPVSRGT; translated from the coding sequence GCGCCACCCGCGCCGCCTTCCTGCAGGACAATCGCCGCGACGGGCCCTTTCACGTCGGCATACTGATGGACAACGTGCCAGAGCACCTGTTCTGGATCGGCGCCTGTGCCCTGTCGGGAGCGACCTACGTTGCGCTGAACTGCACCCGCAAGGGCGCCGACCTCGCGCGCGATATCGCGCATACTGAATGCCAGTTCGTGATCTGCGAAGAGGCCTATCGCAACGATTTGCCGGCGCAGCCCGGGGGCCTCGCGACATACCGCTTGTTCGTGACCGATGACCCGGGCGACAGCGCAAGCCTGCTGCCATACATCGACCACGTGCCGCCGACAAACCCTGCGCGGCCGGATGAGCGCTTCTGCCTGATGTTCACCTCCGGCACCAGCGGGGCACCGAAGGCGGTGATTTACTCCAACCAGCGCGTGATACGCAATAGCGTGATGCTGGTGCAGGGCCGCAGCCTCACGCCGCAGGATGTCACCTACGTGCCGATGCCGCTGTTCCACTCCAGCGGCCTGATCATGGGCCTGCTGCCACCGCTGATCGCGGGTGGCTCGGCGGTTCTGCGGAGGCGCTTTTCCGCCTCCGGTTTCCTTGCCGACGTCAGGCGCTACGGCATCACCACGTTCTGCTACGTGGGCAAACCCCTCGCCTACATACTGGCCACCGACGCAAAGGACGACGATCATCAAAACAGCCTGCGTCTCGCCTATGGCAGCGAAGCTCCCGACACGGACATCGCGGCATTCACGCGGCGTTTCGGCTGCGAGGTGATGGACAACTACGGCTCATCCGAAGGATGCATCACGATATTGCGCACGCCAGGCACTCCGCCCGGCTCCATCGGAACCGGTGTGAGCGACAGCATCGTGGTGATGAACGCGGAGACCGGAGGCGAATGCCCCCGTGCCGTATTCGACGAAAAGCATATTCTGCTCAACGCCAACGACGCCATCGGCGAACTGGTGAACCTGGACGGTGCCGCCCTGTTCGAGGGCTACTGGAACAATCCCGAGGCCGATCTCCAGCGCTTCCGCGGCAAGGCCTACTGGAGTGGCGATCTGGCCTACCGCGACGCTGCCGGCTTCTTCTACTTCGCCGGACGCAACAGCGAATGGCTGCGTGTGGACGGAGAGAATCTCGCCTGCGTGCAGATCGAACAGGCGCTGGCCAGGCATCCGCTGGTCAGTGTTGCCGCCGTCTACGGCGTGCCCGATCCGCTGGCCGGCGACCGCGTGATGGCGACGCTGGAACTGCGCCCCGGCGCCCACCTGGACATGGAAGATTTCCGCCGTTTCCTGGCCGCACAGCCGGACTTCAGCCGCAAGTGGCTGCCGGCCTTCGTGCGCATCAGCGCGGGCATTGCGCTCACCCACTCGAACAAGGTGCTGAAAAAGCCGCTCGTCGCCGAGGCATGGAACTGCACCGAACCCGTGTGGTGGCGCGCCGGGCGCGAGGAGAGCTACAGCGTGCTGCAAGCCGCGGACGCCGCCGCGCTGAACCAGGCGCTTGCCGCACGCGGGCAGACGCGCCCCGTGTCGCGGGGAACCTGA